One Rhipicephalus microplus isolate Deutch F79 chromosome 4, USDA_Rmic, whole genome shotgun sequence genomic window carries:
- the LOC142814549 gene encoding E3 ubiquitin-protein ligase RNF180-like, with product MSDEAGFRCKKCRRTLFSSSHMVSSHGDPWSGHVTFSCRINKVDTVWYVRDENLPRWLSEQLDRGEWVKGKLYCPECKARLGSFDFVTGAKCDCDEFVLPPIHISKSRIDCDQTHKMASILEHIVKPPVIQPVTNSSELSTS from the exons ATGAGCGACGAAGCGGGCTTTCGCTGCAAAAAGTGTCGCCGCACTTTGTTCAGTAGCAGCCACATGGTTTCGTCCCACGGTGACCCGTGGTCGGGTCATGTGACATTTTCGTGTCGCATCAACAAAGTCGACACCGTGTGGTATGTCCGAGACGAAAACCTTCCCCGTTGGCTGTCGGAGCAACTAGACAGG GGTGAATGGGTCAAAGGAAAGCTGTACTGTCCAGAATGCAAAGCTAGGCTGGGTTCTTTCGACTTTGTGACGGGTGCAAAGTGTGACTGTGATGAGTTTGTTCTGCCTCCCATACACATATCCAAGAGTCGGATAGACTGTGACCAGACGCACAAGATGGCGTCCATCCTGGAGCACATTGTGAAGCCTCCAGTTATACAGCCTGTTACAAACTCAAGTGAGCTGAGTACAAGCTGA